From the genome of Lotus japonicus ecotype B-129 chromosome 6, LjGifu_v1.2, one region includes:
- the LOC130725178 gene encoding uncharacterized protein LOC130725178: MDGAITWEILKNAFLEKYFPADAKGRKEMEFLELKQGMMSVGEYAAKFEELCRFHPHYSAVADETSKCVKFEYGLRPDIRTAVGHDQIRNFATLVEKCRIFEENERSRKEYLKGQGVNKVPKKKEERRKRYFRPPEQGRNQFRN, from the coding sequence ATGGACGGAGCCATAACCTGGGAGATCCTTAAGAATGCATTTCTGGAAAAGTACTTCCCAGCGGATGCGAAGGGAAGGAAAGAGATGGAATTCTTGGAGTTAAAGCAAGGTATGATGTCAGTAGGAGAGTATGCAGCTAAGTTTGAAGAACTGTGTCGGTTCCACCCACATTATAGTGCGGTGGCTGATGAGACCTCAAAGTGTGTCAAGTTTGAGTATGGACTGAGGCCAGACATCAGGACTGCTGTGGGACATGACCAGATTCGAAACTTTGCTACTCTGGTAGAGAAGTGTAGGATTTTTGAGGAAAATGAGAGGTCCAGGAAGGAGTACTTGAAGGGACAGGGTGTTAATAAGGTAccaaagaagaaggaggaaagAAGGAAGAGATACTTTAGACCACCAGAGCAAGGGAGAAATCAGTTCAGAAATTGA